In a single window of the Rhodospirillaceae bacterium genome:
- a CDS encoding AMP-binding protein, giving the protein MLIRSDSYDKVRDALRWQIPEYFNMGVDVCDKHAERTPDKTALIIEDEDGDVTQYSFLALKKLSNKLANLYVARGLKPGDRVAILLSQSVETGIAHIAAWKAGLISIPMFTLFGEDALEFRLSDCGAKALVTDTENYQKIEAIRDKLPNLETVLLTGSGDFSVDGTSPVSLWKALDDASDAFTPLNTKSEEPGLIIYTSGTTGNPKGALHAHRALLGHLPGVEFPHEFFPKPDDLMWTPADWAWIGGLMNVLMSSWHHGVPVLAQRARKYDPEKALALMARHRVRNTFMPPTALRLMRQVEHPAERFDIDLRTVTCAGEPMGAELLDWGKQALGVTFNEYYGQTECNLVVSNCAELMDVKPGSMGRAVPGHDVEIIDENGQILPPETTGAIAVRSPDPVMFLQYWNNVQATKDKFNGDWLLTGDLGTKDADGYLWFVGRDDDVISSAGYRIGPGEIEDCISKHPAVSLVAVVGVPDPLRTEAVKAFILLREGNNGDPDLENDIRNFVKTRLSPHEYPRHIEFVDDLPMTATGKIRRNVLRDGEKET; this is encoded by the coding sequence ATGCTTATCAGGTCAGATAGTTACGATAAGGTTCGCGACGCCCTGAGGTGGCAAATTCCGGAATACTTCAACATGGGTGTCGATGTTTGCGATAAACATGCTGAGCGCACCCCCGATAAAACAGCGCTGATCATTGAAGACGAAGACGGCGACGTCACCCAGTACAGCTTCCTTGCCTTAAAAAAACTGTCCAACAAACTGGCCAACCTGTATGTGGCCAGGGGCTTGAAGCCCGGCGACAGGGTGGCGATCCTGTTGAGCCAGTCCGTCGAGACCGGGATCGCCCATATCGCCGCCTGGAAAGCCGGCCTGATTTCCATCCCCATGTTCACCCTGTTCGGTGAAGACGCCCTGGAATTCCGCCTGAGCGATTGCGGCGCAAAGGCGCTGGTCACCGATACGGAAAACTATCAAAAGATTGAGGCGATCCGTGATAAATTGCCGAACCTTGAGACGGTCCTGCTGACCGGATCTGGTGATTTTTCCGTTGACGGAACCAGCCCCGTTTCCCTGTGGAAAGCCCTTGATGACGCTTCGGACGCCTTCACGCCCTTAAACACCAAATCAGAAGAACCGGGCCTGATCATTTACACATCGGGGACAACCGGCAACCCGAAGGGCGCACTTCATGCCCATCGGGCCTTACTTGGCCATTTACCGGGTGTTGAATTCCCCCACGAATTCTTCCCGAAGCCTGATGACCTGATGTGGACACCCGCCGACTGGGCCTGGATTGGCGGCTTGATGAACGTTTTGATGTCTTCCTGGCATCATGGCGTGCCGGTATTGGCCCAAAGGGCCCGCAAGTACGATCCGGAAAAGGCGCTGGCCCTGATGGCCCGCCACCGGGTCCGCAATACCTTCATGCCACCGACAGCCTTGCGACTGATGCGTCAGGTCGAACACCCGGCGGAGCGTTTTGACATTGACCTTCGCACCGTCACTTGTGCCGGGGAACCGATGGGTGCGGAACTGCTGGATTGGGGCAAGCAGGCGCTGGGGGTTACTTTTAATGAATACTATGGTCAGACCGAATGTAACCTTGTGGTCTCCAATTGTGCCGAACTGATGGATGTCAAACCCGGCTCCATGGGTCGTGCTGTGCCCGGTCATGACGTTGAAATTATTGACGAAAACGGCCAAATCCTACCCCCCGAAACAACCGGCGCCATTGCTGTACGAAGCCCGGACCCGGTGATGTTTCTTCAGTACTGGAATAATGTGCAAGCCACAAAAGACAAGTTTAATGGCGACTGGTTGCTGACCGGCGATCTGGGTACAAAAGACGCGGACGGCTATCTGTGGTTTGTCGGTCGAGATGATGATGTGATCTCCTCAGCCGGCTACCGGATCGGCCCGGGCGAGATAGAAGACTGTATCTCCAAGCATCCGGCGGTGTCACTGGTCGCCGTCGTTGGTGTGCCTGATCCACTACGCACCGAAGCGGTCAAGGCGTTCATTCTGTTGCGTGAAGGAAATAACGGCGATCCAGATCTGGAAAATGACATCCGCAATTTTGTCAAAACCCGCCTGTCGCCCCATGAATACCCGCGTCATATAGAATTTGTCGATGACCTGCCCATGACAGCCACCGGCAAGATCAGGCGCAATGTTTTGCGTGATGGTGAAAAGGAAACGTAG
- a CDS encoding U32 family peptidase → MTSPFLELVCPAGTPAALRSAVDAGADCVYLGFRDETNARNFPGLNFNEKELAEGLDYAHRHGAKVLVAINTYPEAGNPGPWQRAVNSAAVLGADAVILADVGLLDYTATRHPDLRRHLSVQASASNPEAIRFYVENFGVKRVVLPRVLTVAEIAALNKQIGVETEVFVFGGLCVMAEGRCALSSYATGISPNKNGACSPASHVHYEDEGDRLVSKLGDFTINAFDANEPAGYPTLCKGRFRAGGKTSYLFEEPTSLSLGTMLPELAAAGVTALKIEGRQRGRAYVAAVVKAFRKAVDAVHAGQTPPPMNLSGLSEGQQETTGVYEKTWR, encoded by the coding sequence ATGACCAGCCCCTTCCTGGAACTGGTTTGTCCGGCAGGAACCCCGGCGGCACTGCGTTCAGCAGTCGATGCCGGCGCCGATTGTGTCTATCTGGGGTTTCGCGATGAAACCAACGCCCGCAATTTTCCGGGCCTTAATTTCAATGAAAAGGAACTGGCTGAGGGTCTGGATTACGCCCATCGGCACGGCGCAAAAGTACTGGTCGCCATTAACACTTATCCGGAGGCAGGCAATCCCGGGCCGTGGCAAAGGGCCGTTAACAGCGCCGCCGTCCTGGGTGCTGACGCGGTGATACTTGCTGACGTTGGCCTGCTCGATTACACCGCCACCAGGCATCCTGACCTACGCCGTCATTTATCGGTTCAGGCATCAGCTTCCAACCCCGAAGCGATCCGCTTTTACGTGGAAAACTTCGGCGTCAAGCGGGTCGTCCTGCCCAGGGTTTTAACGGTCGCCGAAATAGCCGCCCTCAACAAACAAATCGGGGTCGAGACGGAAGTCTTCGTATTCGGTGGTCTGTGTGTGATGGCCGAAGGACGTTGTGCGCTGTCCTCCTATGCGACGGGAATCTCGCCAAACAAGAACGGTGCCTGTTCGCCCGCCAGCCATGTCCATTACGAAGATGAGGGTGACCGGCTGGTTTCCAAACTGGGTGATTTCACCATCAACGCTTTTGATGCAAACGAGCCCGCCGGTTATCCGACACTCTGCAAGGGTCGCTTTAGGGCCGGTGGCAAGACGTCCTATCTGTTTGAGGAGCCGACCAGCCTCAGTCTGGGTACGATGTTGCCCGAACTGGCCGCAGCCGGGGTGACGGCCCTTAAAATCGAAGGCCGCCAGCGTGGACGTGCCTATGTGGCGGCGGTGGTCAAGGCTTTCCGCAAGGCTGTTGACGCCGTTCATGCCGGACAGACGCCGCCACCCATGAATCTGTCCGGTTTAAGTGAGGGCCAGCAGGAAACCACCGGCGTTTACGAAAAGACATGGCGTTAG
- a CDS encoding SDR family oxidoreductase, whose protein sequence is MFVPDLLKNKRILITGGGSGLGKTMARRCMELGAVPIICSRREELLEETAAELAADTGGRIEWRGLDIRDPEAVESVVSSIWDDGPIDALINNAAGNFLARTETLSHRAVDAVLNIVMHGSTYMTLACGKRWIEADKPGNVLSIITTYAWTGSAFVVPSAIAKAGVLAMTRSLAVEWGPKGIRLNAIAPGPFPTDGAWDRLVPNEKLAAAWAKRNPLGRVGDHKELADLAAYLLSDGSAYINGDAITIDGGEWLAGAGQFNFADILTDEEWDDIAGNKK, encoded by the coding sequence ATGTTCGTTCCTGATTTACTGAAAAACAAGCGAATCCTCATAACCGGCGGCGGCAGCGGCCTGGGCAAGACCATGGCCCGTCGCTGTATGGAGCTGGGGGCGGTGCCAATTATCTGTTCGCGCCGTGAAGAGCTTTTGGAAGAAACGGCGGCTGAGCTGGCGGCAGACACGGGTGGTCGCATAGAATGGCGGGGGCTTGATATTCGCGACCCGGAAGCCGTTGAAAGCGTCGTCTCCTCGATTTGGGACGATGGCCCCATCGACGCCCTGATCAATAATGCCGCGGGTAATTTTCTCGCCCGTACGGAAACCCTGTCACACCGGGCCGTTGATGCGGTGCTTAACATTGTCATGCACGGCAGCACCTATATGACGCTGGCTTGCGGGAAGCGCTGGATTGAAGCTGATAAACCCGGCAATGTTCTTTCCATCATCACCACCTACGCTTGGACCGGCTCTGCCTTCGTCGTGCCGTCAGCCATCGCCAAGGCCGGTGTTTTGGCCATGACCCGCTCGTTGGCTGTCGAATGGGGCCCCAAGGGCATCCGTCTGAACGCCATTGCGCCGGGACCGTTCCCTACTGATGGCGCTTGGGACAGGTTGGTGCCCAATGAAAAGCTTGCCGCGGCCTGGGCCAAACGCAATCCGTTGGGGCGTGTCGGTGATCATAAGGAACTGGCCGATCTGGCCGCCTATTTGCTCAGTGACGGTTCCGCCTACATCAACGGAGACGCCATCACCATTGATGGCGGTGAATGGTTGGCCGGGGCCGGACAATTCAATTTTGCCGATATCCTGACCGATGAGGAATGGGACGACATCGCGGGCAACAAAAAATGA
- a CDS encoding lipid carrier protein, producing the protein MTSTSNMTPPFTPVLLAGMALYPVPAVMLQPALNTALLIIHRSHPDVFERMEGYAGSQILIDPIDLPYVFLLSPDGRAPKLIAARNHPTNEVDAVIRGPLLSLLDMLEGRLDGDAMFFSRGLAIEGDTEVIVALRNAVDGAEINLTADILSLFGPFAGPARAAVKTANHIAGLASRDLQTLAEALLAPSMARHDAQDARVRKISDKLGDVDKRTRKRRSKES; encoded by the coding sequence ATGACGTCGACATCGAACATGACACCGCCGTTCACGCCGGTGCTCCTCGCCGGGATGGCCCTGTATCCAGTACCCGCCGTGATGCTGCAACCGGCGCTGAATACGGCGCTTTTGATCATTCACCGTAGCCATCCGGATGTTTTCGAGCGGATGGAAGGCTACGCCGGTTCGCAGATCCTGATTGATCCTATCGACCTGCCTTATGTATTTCTTTTAAGTCCCGACGGGCGCGCTCCAAAATTGATTGCAGCCCGCAACCATCCAACAAATGAGGTCGACGCCGTTATCCGGGGACCACTTTTGTCCTTGCTCGATATGCTTGAGGGCCGCCTTGACGGGGATGCCATGTTTTTCTCGCGGGGATTGGCAATCGAGGGCGACACGGAAGTGATTGTCGCCCTTCGCAATGCCGTCGACGGTGCTGAAATTAATTTGACCGCCGATATCCTGTCCCTGTTCGGACCTTTTGCCGGCCCTGCGCGGGCCGCCGTTAAAACCGCAAATCACATAGCCGGCCTAGCCAGTCGCGACTTGCAAACCCTGGCCGAAGCCTTGCTGGCCCCGTCAATGGCCCGCCATGACGCCCAGGATGCGCGGGTCCGTAAAATTTCCGACAAGCTGGGTGACGTTGACAAGCGCACCCGCAAGCGGCGCTCAAAAGAATCATGA